A genome region from Alkalimarinus coralli includes the following:
- a CDS encoding DNA recombination protein RmuC, producing MDINIDGYLLTVGVVASTVFLITGGIIGWLIARAGMRVQVAELNGLLELKEQQLIQAEVMYEELNEKERQYWQEKLKLLEDNKTQLKQEFENLANQIFQEKQKHFTEQSRQGLDALLTPFKEQLTGFKQKIDDVYVNEAKERASLKTQIEVLHKLNQQITNEASNLTKALKGDKKLQGNWGEIQVEMILEQSGLKKGREFEREPNFKNDDAKNMRPDFIIHLPDNKHIIIDSKVSLIDYTRYVEASSEQEKDVHIKSYVQCIKAHIKGLSEKGYPKLNGMNSPDFVFMFLPVEPAFIAAFEYDQTLFNDAFENRIVVVTPTTLLATLRTVSNLWSIEKQNQSARVLADQAGKVYDKLRIFVEKMDKLGGQLNTVSSTYHEAWDSLREGRGNLLSQAQKFLDLGVRVKKELPQSLVENVEAEEAELPGKVKVTAETETDH from the coding sequence TTGGATATAAATATTGATGGATACTTACTCACCGTCGGCGTGGTAGCAAGCACTGTTTTTCTTATTACTGGGGGCATTATTGGGTGGCTTATTGCGCGTGCAGGGATGCGTGTGCAAGTTGCTGAGCTTAATGGGTTGTTGGAGCTGAAAGAGCAGCAGTTGATTCAGGCGGAGGTCATGTACGAGGAGTTAAATGAAAAAGAGCGGCAATACTGGCAGGAGAAACTTAAGTTATTAGAAGACAACAAAACGCAGCTTAAGCAAGAGTTTGAAAACCTGGCCAATCAGATTTTCCAAGAGAAACAAAAGCACTTTACGGAACAAAGTAGACAAGGGCTTGACGCACTTCTCACCCCTTTCAAAGAACAGTTGACGGGGTTCAAGCAAAAAATAGATGATGTATATGTTAATGAAGCCAAAGAGAGAGCTTCGTTAAAAACTCAGATCGAAGTACTCCATAAGCTCAACCAGCAGATTACAAACGAAGCTTCAAACCTTACCAAAGCGCTTAAAGGTGATAAGAAGCTACAGGGGAATTGGGGGGAGATCCAGGTAGAGATGATACTTGAGCAGTCTGGGCTCAAAAAAGGGCGGGAGTTTGAGCGGGAACCGAACTTTAAAAACGATGACGCAAAAAATATGCGGCCCGACTTTATTATCCATTTACCTGATAATAAACATATTATTATTGACAGCAAGGTCTCTCTGATTGATTACACTCGGTATGTTGAAGCAAGCAGTGAGCAGGAAAAAGATGTCCACATAAAGTCTTACGTACAGTGCATCAAAGCGCACATAAAGGGTTTGAGCGAAAAAGGTTATCCTAAATTAAATGGAATGAACTCGCCGGACTTTGTGTTTATGTTCCTGCCGGTGGAGCCTGCGTTTATAGCAGCATTTGAATATGATCAGACTCTTTTTAATGACGCGTTTGAAAATCGTATTGTGGTCGTAACCCCCACGACGCTGCTTGCAACGTTGCGCACAGTGTCAAACCTCTGGTCAATTGAGAAGCAAAATCAGAGTGCCAGAGTTTTAGCGGATCAGGCAGGCAAGGTCTATGACAAGCTGAGAATTTTTGTTGAAAAGATGGATAAGCTGGGAGGGCAACTCAACACGGTTAGCAGCACCTACCATGAAGCATGGGACTCATTGCGAGAAGGGCGCGGTAACTTGCTGAGCCAGGCACAAAAATTCCTTGACCTTGGCGTACGTGTAAAGAAAGAGCTTCCTCAATCATTAGTTGAAAATGTTGAAGCAGAGGAGGCTGAATTGCCCGGTAAAGTTAAGGTGACGGCTGAAACTGAAACCGATCATTAG
- a CDS encoding lipoxygenase family protein — MEENSEPYEQDWFFGYLQIGGFNTTNLRGVVLEKQVEQKAHTLADLLEKLPITDTMFQKEVGNSELTLHEAARQNRLFVVDYAMMEGAVSDKLNGQQRYLASPIALFYWNPTPPKGYPTETGALQPIAIQLGQKHDPEDTPIFTPTDAANANDANGLKWKIAKYIVNVMCAIQHESVAHLGDCHLIVEPVVVAARRQLSDSHPILELLIPHFRFTININDDAIHSLIVPGGTVATNVGPSIESTLGLVAKAHEAWRWDENNPDIAGPQHASVNYAQYPLMSFAPSVSGTIYKEPPSRSTELNTPDDCVAWYPPLDVALYTSSFKYLLSSVQYDRLGQYTTNVRYPYFKDKRVHPCVEKFQERLSLAEIEIRKRNEKRPMPYPFQLPSQVPNSISI, encoded by the coding sequence ATGGAGGAAAACTCCGAACCTTATGAGCAGGACTGGTTTTTCGGTTATTTGCAAATTGGCGGATTTAACACCACAAATCTACGCGGGGTTGTGCTGGAAAAACAGGTTGAGCAAAAAGCCCATACGCTTGCTGACTTACTAGAGAAGCTCCCTATTACAGATACAATGTTCCAAAAAGAGGTCGGAAATAGCGAGTTAACGCTCCATGAGGCTGCCCGGCAAAATAGACTGTTTGTCGTTGACTATGCAATGATGGAAGGCGCTGTTTCAGATAAACTCAATGGCCAGCAACGTTACCTGGCATCGCCCATCGCACTATTTTACTGGAACCCCACCCCACCAAAAGGTTACCCCACAGAAACCGGAGCACTCCAGCCCATTGCCATTCAGTTGGGTCAAAAGCACGACCCAGAAGACACCCCTATATTTACACCAACAGATGCAGCAAATGCCAACGATGCGAATGGATTGAAATGGAAGATCGCCAAATACATTGTTAACGTAATGTGTGCCATTCAGCATGAATCTGTTGCACATTTAGGCGACTGCCACCTCATTGTTGAGCCTGTTGTGGTTGCAGCCCGCAGGCAACTGTCTGATTCGCACCCCATCCTTGAATTACTCATCCCCCACTTTAGGTTTACCATTAACATTAACGATGATGCGATTCATAGTCTAATTGTTCCTGGGGGCACAGTTGCCACCAATGTAGGTCCATCTATAGAGTCTACTCTGGGTTTGGTTGCCAAGGCTCATGAAGCTTGGCGGTGGGATGAAAACAACCCCGATATTGCAGGGCCGCAGCATGCTTCGGTGAACTATGCACAATACCCGCTGATGTCGTTTGCCCCCAGCGTCTCTGGCACCATATATAAAGAGCCGCCATCACGCAGCACTGAACTAAATACGCCGGATGATTGTGTTGCCTGGTATCCTCCACTGGATGTTGCACTGTATACTTCGTCTTTTAAATACCTCCTTAGCAGTGTTCAGTATGACCGCTTGGGCCAATACACGACTAATGTAAGGTATCCTTATTTTAAAGATAAGCGAGTGCACCCTTGTGTTGAAAAATTCCAGGAGCGCTTGTCGTTAGCCGAGATTGAGATAAGAAAACGGAACGAAAAGCGGCCAATGCCCTACCCGTTTCAGCTCCCGTCTCAGGTGCCCAATAGCATAAGCATTTAA
- a CDS encoding AAA family ATPase has translation MFLIGKYKVIEQLYRSAYTVVYRAKPEDSNSASDTVILKLLNEEFPSPESMARFRREYELTKMANSASIIKTYDLFRYQNTLVIAQEDFDGVSLAELFESFALPVEQFLPLAIRIAEALDDLHRFDVIHKGINPSNLLFNQSTNEIRIIDFGLASEIPLELNQFLDLAKVEGSLAFISPEQTGRINRPIDHRSDYYSLGMTFYQLLTGTTPFQSADPMQWIHWHIAQEAEPPEKLNPTVPGTLSKIVMKLLSKTAEERYASLSGLIHDLKRCWKQFQASGDVGQFEVSSKDISSKLQIPKTLYGRTADLNQLIAIFDKTVQGEKALLSVVGPSGIGKSCFVRELSKPLLVKRGFFIEGKFDQLDRSTPYSCFISAIKDLIAQILGLDDLRIVKWKETILHALGKNGKLITDVIPELEPIIGPQPEIQTSSSAETKNRFNVTFQSFVRAFCSTDHPLIISLDDLQWADLASLQLVEQLMQDAAIGHILIIVSYRDNEVNSLHPVSMLLKSLSQQSATVSKIELQPLSLDDIKHFLSDTFQCEEGHTTQLAERCLTKTLGNPFFLTQFIKHLNKQWLIQFDHLSNTWCWDIDKIDQQHTTDNVIDLMVEK, from the coding sequence ATGTTTTTAATAGGTAAGTATAAAGTCATCGAGCAACTGTATCGAAGCGCGTATACGGTCGTCTATCGAGCCAAACCAGAAGACAGCAATTCAGCTTCAGACACGGTTATTTTGAAGTTGCTCAATGAAGAGTTCCCTTCGCCAGAATCAATGGCCCGATTTAGAAGGGAATATGAGCTTACCAAGATGGCCAACAGCGCCAGCATCATAAAAACCTACGATTTATTTCGTTATCAAAATACATTGGTGATTGCGCAAGAAGACTTTGATGGTGTTTCTCTTGCAGAGTTATTTGAATCGTTCGCCCTGCCTGTTGAACAGTTTTTGCCATTAGCAATTCGAATTGCCGAAGCGTTGGACGACTTGCATCGCTTTGATGTCATTCATAAAGGGATCAACCCATCCAATTTACTATTTAATCAATCAACCAATGAAATAAGAATTATAGACTTCGGGCTCGCCTCAGAAATACCGCTTGAGCTAAACCAGTTTTTGGATCTTGCTAAAGTAGAGGGCAGTCTGGCGTTTATATCTCCAGAACAAACGGGCAGAATCAATAGGCCAATTGACCATCGCTCTGACTATTACTCGTTGGGGATGACCTTTTACCAGCTGTTAACAGGCACAACACCGTTCCAATCAGCAGACCCAATGCAGTGGATTCACTGGCATATTGCCCAGGAAGCTGAGCCCCCCGAAAAACTGAACCCAACCGTTCCGGGCACTCTGTCAAAGATTGTGATGAAACTCCTGTCAAAAACGGCAGAAGAACGTTATGCAAGCTTATCGGGATTGATTCACGACCTAAAAAGATGCTGGAAACAATTTCAGGCAAGTGGAGATGTTGGCCAGTTTGAGGTCAGCTCAAAAGATATCTCCAGCAAGCTTCAAATACCCAAAACCCTTTACGGAAGAACAGCTGACCTGAACCAGCTTATCGCCATATTTGATAAAACTGTTCAGGGAGAAAAAGCACTGCTTTCCGTCGTTGGGCCTTCTGGTATTGGTAAGTCCTGCTTTGTTAGGGAGCTTTCTAAACCACTACTGGTTAAGCGAGGTTTTTTTATTGAAGGGAAGTTTGATCAGCTTGACCGGAGTACGCCATATAGTTGTTTTATTAGTGCTATCAAAGACTTGATCGCACAAATTCTTGGCCTGGATGATTTAAGAATAGTCAAATGGAAAGAAACAATACTCCATGCCTTGGGCAAAAACGGCAAACTCATCACTGATGTAATCCCCGAGCTTGAGCCTATTATTGGCCCGCAGCCAGAAATACAGACCTCTTCGTCTGCCGAAACAAAGAACCGTTTTAATGTCACATTTCAGAGCTTCGTGCGAGCTTTTTGCAGTACAGATCACCCGCTTATCATATCGTTAGACGACCTGCAGTGGGCAGATCTTGCGTCTCTTCAGCTAGTAGAGCAACTCATGCAAGACGCCGCAATCGGCCATATACTGATTATTGTCTCGTACAGAGATAACGAAGTTAATTCATTACATCCGGTTAGCATGTTGTTAAAAAGTCTGTCGCAACAGAGTGCAACCGTTTCTAAAATCGAACTGCAGCCACTCTCACTGGACGACATTAAGCACTTTTTGTCCGATACCTTTCAGTGTGAAGAAGGGCATACAACACAATTAGCAGAGCGTTGCCTGACAAAAACGCTTGGTAATCCATTTTTTTTAACACAGTTTATAAAACACCTAAACAAACAATGGCTTATTCAGTTTGATCACTTATCTAACACTTGGTGCTGGGACATCGACAAGATAGATCAACAGCACACCACAGATAATGTCATCGACCTAATGGTTGAAAAATAA
- a CDS encoding diguanylate cyclase: MLTPIDDRFDWAQHLPRVGIEANVNRHAKVVAQGPLYRFSHDRIQQAAYSLLPDSDKHRIHLSVGQSLLESHNESSIDDIIFNVANHLNLAASFSNGSTNPTQLAELNLRAGKKAKASAAFASAFQYLNSGLESVNRSHWSSHYKLMLQLHTETMELACINADFDTMEALASTLIENANTLIDKIPVYETRIRAFISKDDSAGAVREAHQALQHLGIDIILNPQFSDVGEALIATGQGISSRGPMSLLDLPEMSDPHLLAAMRILNQILSAAYQSSPLLFPIIVSHMIQLSIRHGNCPGSTFAYSSYGLVLCGVAGDIETGYQFGQLSIKLLEHLNTDEFKAKTLYGVYVFVYHWKQHLDKTIPPLKNIFQIALTNGDFEYAGWAGMMINVHSFFAGKPVDKLEKDTQKYLSKIKQMNQNTAYSHTCIFIQMLSSLRKPFNAQMLSAPRTFFGNYYSEQDSAKLHASGNDQTAQCIEHFNRMILLYLLGNYDSALEQSEETKHYLNGLVSSAYIPVFYFFDSLIRLAICSASTHAENKIMDDSTKATHLQDIETNQQKLGHWAEHCPENFANKYHLIEAEKASVLEAPSLKTIEAYQASISLAVESGFLHEEAISNERLAEYLLANNQPDIAKVYLTRAYHLYQQWGAESKLGQLRYRHPLLLGEFYQNHITKSTFSAAQLHGGQTSLLDFYSMMKATQAISGEIVLQNLLETMMNLVLENAGGQKGYLLLAHEPADGEISWSLEVIAHAGGRIETTSSPIDFETEARFPVNLVQTVIRTNAPLVLADASAESQFSNNEYIEKHQPKSVLCSPVVNRGKLSGIVYLENESTIGAFAEDHLNTVQLLSTQTAISLENAKLYASLEERVASRTQDLREANEKLTLLATTDSLTNALNRRHFLERSRQEVERALRFNRLAIVIMMDIDNFKEVNDTYGHAAGDEALRQVASISKRNLREQDLFGRMGGEEFAILAPENSLNDGIQLAERIGRSIEQTPIQIPPDSFQITVSIGITVVTQASNSIEQLLQLADKGLYLSKENGKNRVTAYSEDI; encoded by the coding sequence ATGCTTACTCCGATCGATGACCGGTTTGACTGGGCACAACACCTTCCCCGAGTCGGCATTGAAGCAAATGTTAATCGCCATGCTAAAGTTGTCGCTCAAGGCCCGTTATACCGGTTTTCACATGACCGTATCCAACAAGCGGCTTACTCATTACTCCCCGACTCCGATAAGCATCGCATTCACTTAAGTGTCGGTCAGTCGCTTCTTGAGAGTCATAATGAAAGCAGTATTGATGACATCATATTCAATGTGGCGAACCACTTAAATCTAGCCGCCAGTTTTTCTAACGGTAGCACCAACCCAACTCAACTAGCTGAACTTAATCTTCGTGCAGGAAAAAAAGCAAAAGCGTCTGCCGCCTTTGCGTCGGCATTTCAATACCTCAATAGCGGGCTTGAAAGTGTTAACAGATCCCACTGGTCTAGCCACTATAAGCTGATGTTACAGCTTCATACTGAAACAATGGAGCTGGCATGTATCAATGCAGACTTTGACACGATGGAGGCATTGGCATCCACGCTCATTGAAAATGCCAACACCCTGATCGATAAAATCCCGGTATATGAGACTCGCATTCGAGCATTTATCTCTAAGGATGACTCTGCAGGTGCGGTCAGAGAAGCGCATCAGGCACTGCAACATTTAGGCATCGATATAATATTAAATCCCCAGTTCTCAGACGTTGGCGAGGCCTTAATCGCTACCGGGCAAGGTATTTCATCACGAGGCCCGATGTCACTATTAGACTTGCCCGAAATGAGTGACCCTCATTTGTTAGCTGCCATGCGGATACTGAACCAGATTTTATCAGCCGCCTATCAGTCATCCCCACTTTTATTCCCCATTATCGTGTCGCATATGATCCAGCTATCCATTAGACATGGAAACTGTCCAGGCTCGACATTTGCGTACTCATCCTATGGGTTGGTTCTTTGCGGGGTCGCAGGTGACATCGAAACGGGCTACCAGTTTGGACAGCTGTCAATAAAGCTGCTTGAGCACTTGAACACCGATGAATTTAAGGCAAAAACCCTATATGGGGTATATGTGTTTGTTTATCACTGGAAACAGCACCTTGATAAAACAATCCCCCCACTGAAAAATATATTTCAGATTGCCCTAACAAATGGTGATTTCGAGTATGCTGGGTGGGCGGGCATGATGATCAATGTGCACTCCTTCTTTGCGGGTAAACCCGTCGATAAACTGGAAAAAGATACGCAAAAGTATCTAAGTAAGATCAAACAAATGAACCAAAATACGGCGTATTCGCATACCTGTATTTTCATTCAAATGCTCAGCTCACTAAGAAAGCCGTTTAATGCCCAAATGCTTTCAGCCCCGCGAACGTTCTTTGGCAATTACTATAGTGAACAAGACTCTGCAAAACTGCACGCTTCAGGCAATGACCAAACAGCACAATGTATCGAGCACTTTAATAGAATGATACTGTTATACCTGCTAGGTAACTATGACAGTGCATTAGAGCAGTCAGAAGAAACCAAACACTACCTAAACGGCCTGGTTTCGTCGGCTTATATCCCCGTGTTTTATTTCTTTGACTCCTTGATCAGGTTAGCCATTTGTAGTGCCTCTACCCATGCAGAAAATAAGATCATGGATGATTCAACGAAGGCGACTCATCTCCAGGATATCGAAACCAACCAGCAAAAACTTGGTCACTGGGCCGAGCATTGCCCCGAAAACTTTGCCAACAAGTATCATCTAATCGAGGCCGAAAAAGCCTCTGTTTTGGAAGCCCCTTCTTTAAAAACGATTGAAGCATATCAGGCTTCAATCAGTTTGGCTGTAGAGTCTGGTTTTCTTCATGAGGAGGCAATATCCAATGAGCGTTTGGCGGAATATTTATTGGCAAATAATCAGCCAGACATCGCAAAAGTTTACCTAACCAGAGCCTATCACCTGTATCAGCAATGGGGCGCTGAAAGCAAGCTAGGCCAACTTCGATATAGGCACCCACTGCTTTTAGGTGAGTTCTATCAAAACCACATTACCAAAAGTACCTTCTCTGCGGCTCAGTTGCATGGTGGGCAAACCAGCTTATTAGATTTTTACTCAATGATGAAGGCGACCCAAGCTATATCCGGTGAGATAGTACTGCAAAACCTTCTCGAAACCATGATGAATCTGGTACTTGAAAATGCCGGCGGACAAAAAGGCTATTTGCTCTTAGCACATGAGCCCGCAGATGGAGAGATTAGCTGGTCTTTAGAAGTTATTGCCCATGCAGGCGGCCGCATTGAAACAACCTCATCCCCGATAGATTTTGAGACCGAAGCCAGGTTTCCTGTTAACCTCGTCCAAACAGTCATCCGCACCAACGCCCCACTTGTACTCGCTGACGCGAGTGCTGAGTCGCAGTTTAGTAACAATGAATATATAGAAAAACACCAACCTAAATCCGTCCTCTGCTCCCCCGTAGTAAACAGAGGGAAATTAAGTGGTATCGTTTACCTCGAAAATGAGTCAACCATTGGTGCATTTGCTGAGGATCACCTCAATACGGTTCAATTGTTATCAACTCAAACAGCAATTTCGCTCGAAAATGCGAAGCTCTACGCCAGCCTGGAAGAGCGAGTAGCCTCTCGCACCCAAGACCTAAGAGAGGCCAACGAAAAGCTAACACTTTTGGCAACCACCGACTCATTAACCAACGCGCTCAATCGACGCCATTTTCTAGAAAGATCCAGGCAGGAAGTAGAACGAGCCCTGCGCTTTAACAGGCTGGCTATCGTCATAATGATGGATATTGATAACTTTAAAGAAGTGAATGACACCTATGGGCACGCAGCTGGCGACGAAGCGCTTAGGCAAGTCGCAAGCATTAGCAAAAGGAATTTGCGAGAGCAGGATCTATTTGGACGCATGGGTGGCGAAGAGTTCGCAATACTTGCACCTGAAAATAGCCTTAATGACGGTATACAGCTTGCCGAACGAATTGGACGCTCGATAGAACAGACCCCCATACAAATCCCACCGGACTCTTTTCAGATTACCGTCAGCATTGGCATTACAGTCGTAACACAGGCTTCTAACTCCATCGAACAGCTCTTACAACTAGCGGACAAAGGTTTATATCTGTCAAAAGAAAATGGGAAAAACAGAGTAACTGCATACAGTGAAGATATCTAA
- a CDS encoding type II toxin-antitoxin system VapC family toxin gives MKLLLDTHILLWAAGEPRRLSEKALALINSQENELFFSVASLWEVVIKNALGRKDFKADASVLRRGLLDNGYIELPIASEHAVTVGSLPLIHKDPFDRILIAQAITEGFTLVTADSTIIKYPGPVLEV, from the coding sequence ATGAAGCTACTTCTAGATACCCATATTTTGCTATGGGCCGCTGGTGAACCAAGGCGCCTAAGTGAAAAGGCACTCGCCTTAATCAACTCACAGGAGAATGAACTATTTTTCAGTGTGGCTAGCTTGTGGGAAGTTGTAATAAAAAATGCACTAGGCCGAAAGGACTTCAAGGCAGATGCAAGCGTACTTCGTCGCGGGTTACTGGATAACGGTTACATCGAATTACCCATTGCTAGTGAGCATGCTGTTACCGTAGGCAGTTTACCATTAATACACAAAGACCCATTTGACCGTATTCTTATTGCTCAAGCAATAACAGAAGGCTTTACATTAGTTACTGCGGACTCAACTATTATTAAGTATCCGGGGCCCGTACTTGAGGTATGA
- a CDS encoding HEPN domain-containing protein gives MTLDNLIGKSLEEIAPDAGAINRLLEAAQRNIADARIDGLSNENKFDMAYKAIMQLANLSLQASGFRTLTSKPGHHQTMIQSLPKTVGIDIDQMIVLDSLRKQRNVADYSGDLVTDSTMDECLAQAESLYDTVSNWLETSHPELS, from the coding sequence ATGACATTGGATAATTTAATAGGTAAAAGCCTGGAAGAAATTGCACCAGATGCTGGCGCGATAAATCGTTTACTTGAAGCGGCTCAACGAAATATTGCGGATGCGAGAATTGATGGGCTGAGTAACGAGAATAAGTTTGATATGGCTTATAAAGCGATTATGCAGTTGGCCAATTTGTCACTGCAAGCTAGTGGCTTTCGCACACTAACGAGCAAGCCCGGCCACCATCAAACGATGATTCAGTCTTTACCTAAAACGGTTGGTATCGATATCGACCAGATGATTGTATTGGATAGCCTGAGAAAGCAGCGCAATGTGGCTGACTACTCTGGTGATTTAGTGACCGATAGCACAATGGATGAATGCCTTGCCCAGGCTGAGAGTTTGTATGACACAGTCTCTAACTGGCTGGAAACTTCGCACCCAGAATTGAGTTAA
- a CDS encoding nucleotidyltransferase domain-containing protein, translating to MSSPLAEILFKEYRRRVLGLLLLQPDSSYHVREIARLTGTLAGTLHKELSKLAEAGLLVKDPQGKQVYYRANKDCPIYEELASILRKTSGVADVLAEQLRSLAEGIDAVFVFGSVASGKATAESDVDVLVIGEVAFADVVKALYPAQETLGREINPKVYSHAEWQQARKEQNNFIKDVMEKPKLFVIGTKDDIG from the coding sequence ATGTCGTCACCACTTGCTGAAATACTGTTTAAAGAATATCGCCGTCGCGTGCTGGGATTATTGCTACTGCAACCCGATAGCAGCTACCACGTGCGCGAAATTGCGCGTTTGACCGGTACGCTTGCGGGCACCTTGCATAAAGAGCTTAGCAAGCTGGCAGAAGCAGGTTTGTTAGTTAAAGACCCGCAAGGTAAGCAGGTTTATTACCGGGCTAATAAAGATTGCCCCATTTATGAGGAGCTCGCGAGCATACTGCGCAAAACATCAGGTGTTGCTGATGTATTAGCTGAGCAGTTACGGTCATTGGCGGAAGGAATCGATGCAGTTTTTGTATTCGGTTCGGTCGCAAGTGGTAAAGCAACAGCTGAAAGTGATGTCGATGTATTGGTAATTGGAGAAGTGGCATTTGCCGATGTGGTGAAGGCACTTTACCCAGCGCAAGAAACTTTGGGGAGAGAGATAAACCCGAAGGTTTATAGCCACGCCGAATGGCAACAGGCGAGAAAAGAGCAAAACAACTTCATCAAGGATGTGATGGAGAAACCCAAACTATTTGTAATAGGAACCAAGGATGACATTGGATAA
- the rhuM gene encoding RhuM family protein, with amino-acid sequence MNDIKTALPIALFTSQDGKTRLQIRLQDDTLWLSQKQIAELFEKSPKTISEHLVNIYDEGELEPDSTIRKFRTVAREGARDVERLRDHYNLDAVLAVGYRVRSNRGMQFRKWATDVLKEYLIKGFAMDDGRLKNPDRDLDADYFDELLERIRDIRASERRFYQKITDIYSTASDYNANAQTSQVFFATVQNKLHWAIHGHTAAELVKERADSSAPNMGLTNWSGGAISKKDVSVAKNYLTQDELNDLNRVVTMYLDYAENQARRKQVMTMQQWADKLDAFLEFNDHSVLSNAGKISQKIAKQLAEAEYDKYVVQRRVSKETETSDFDKFVEQTKRLDKPK; translated from the coding sequence ATGAACGATATTAAAACCGCTTTACCTATTGCGCTGTTTACCAGTCAGGATGGTAAAACACGCCTGCAAATTCGTTTGCAGGACGATACATTATGGCTTAGCCAAAAGCAGATAGCCGAGTTGTTTGAGAAGTCACCAAAAACGATTAGTGAGCACTTGGTAAATATCTACGATGAAGGTGAGTTGGAACCTGATTCAACTATCCGGAAATTCCGGACAGTTGCCCGGGAGGGCGCGCGAGACGTGGAACGCTTGCGTGATCACTACAATCTAGATGCAGTATTAGCGGTGGGTTATCGTGTTCGTTCAAATCGAGGTATGCAATTTAGAAAATGGGCGACAGATGTTCTGAAAGAATATCTGATCAAAGGTTTTGCCATGGATGATGGGCGTCTGAAAAATCCTGATCGAGACCTGGACGCTGATTATTTTGATGAGCTCTTGGAGCGCATTCGTGACATACGTGCATCTGAAAGACGCTTCTATCAAAAGATCACTGATATTTACAGTACCGCTAGTGACTACAATGCCAATGCGCAAACCAGTCAAGTCTTCTTTGCTACTGTGCAGAATAAACTACATTGGGCTATTCATGGTCATACTGCTGCGGAATTGGTTAAGGAGCGAGCCGATAGTAGCGCACCGAATATGGGGTTAACTAATTGGAGCGGCGGTGCGATTTCCAAAAAAGACGTCAGTGTTGCCAAGAACTATCTCACTCAAGATGAATTAAATGATTTGAATCGCGTGGTTACCATGTATTTGGACTATGCGGAAAATCAGGCTAGACGAAAGCAAGTTATGACTATGCAGCAATGGGCTGATAAGTTAGATGCCTTTTTGGAGTTTAACGATCACTCAGTTCTTTCAAATGCAGGAAAGATCTCTCAGAAGATCGCTAAACAACTCGCTGAAGCTGAGTACGATAAGTATGTAGTGCAGAGACGAGTTTCAAAAGAGACTGAAACAAGTGACTTTGATAAGTTTGTTGAACAAACAAAGCGGCTTGATAAACCAAAATAG
- a CDS encoding DUF6933 domain-containing protein: protein MIKIHATKKLAAKLPVDEQGFLPPDKNAPPLSGKEGDIKESALSGWHANLITLQRRNCILLVHDVTRFPLFIPCLTKPDLVRLDWHFQDAFMNTLLKIGADQTMMECAEPLLQVLCFDTDCNRSVQGTMNQMKGDIEHMLWFDNVKVEDISPYRTAAWLADRPCTIKGQKECVWPIQAMGELLGSSIAPMQGIKHKQTVESSAEIIELSQYRNQSN from the coding sequence ATGATCAAAATCCACGCCACCAAAAAACTAGCAGCCAAATTGCCAGTCGATGAGCAAGGCTTCCTGCCGCCAGATAAAAATGCACCACCACTATCGGGCAAAGAAGGTGATATTAAAGAAAGCGCATTGAGTGGCTGGCACGCTAACCTGATTACGCTACAGCGGCGAAACTGTATTTTGCTCGTACACGACGTAACCCGCTTCCCTTTGTTTATTCCCTGTTTAACCAAGCCTGACTTAGTCAGGTTGGACTGGCATTTTCAAGATGCCTTTATGAATACTTTACTCAAGATCGGTGCTGACCAAACAATGATGGAGTGCGCCGAACCTTTGTTGCAGGTTTTGTGCTTTGATACGGATTGCAATCGTTCTGTGCAAGGCACGATGAATCAAATGAAAGGTGATATCGAGCATATGCTGTGGTTCGATAATGTGAAGGTTGAGGATATTTCTCCCTATCGAACAGCGGCTTGGTTGGCAGATCGACCTTGCACGATTAAAGGCCAGAAAGAGTGTGTCTGGCCCATTCAGGCAATGGGTGAATTATTAGGTAGTTCGATAGCGCCTATGCAGGGTATTAAGCACAAGCAAACGGTTGAGAGTAGTGCTGAGATTATTGAATTGAGCCAATATAGAAATCAATCAAACTAA
- a CDS encoding Kiwa anti-phage protein KwaB-like domain-containing protein — MTCIAYQFTRLISLKSIPDTRLKKIEDEFLRVSPGFQLARIAGESFVFDLSAIEKAFGFDSIIKSEAQRVLMRLKRLS, encoded by the coding sequence GTGACGTGTATAGCCTATCAATTTACCCGTCTTATTTCGCTCAAAAGCATCCCTGATACTAGGCTGAAGAAGATTGAGGATGAGTTCTTGAGGGTAAGCCCTGGTTTTCAATTAGCGAGAATTGCGGGTGAATCATTTGTATTTGATCTAAGCGCGATTGAGAAGGCTTTTGGCTTTGATTCGATTATAAAGAGCGAAGCACAGCGGGTATTAATGCGATTGAAGAGATTGAGCTAG